ACTAGAAGTCACAGCTACACAGACAAAACCCACCTTCGTGGGTTAAATAACCTTAATTTTTCGTTAGTCCACGCACCATCTGGACTTTGCTTGTGTAGTAGCGTACCCTTCGGGAAGCAAGCTACGCGAAGCGTGCCGGAGGCATCTTTATATTCGCCCAAAACTTTTCAAACATTCTCTAAGAAGTCGGGGATCTATGAGGGATTTATACCATTAAAGGAGGGCTTATGACTCAAGTTATGGAAAGTTCTTTGGCTTTACCATCAGTAGAACAACGTTTTTTCTGTGCAGGAGTAACTTGGGAAAGATTTCAAGTTATTCAAAAAAGTTTTGAAAATGTTCCAGGAGTGCGTTTATTTTATTGTCAGGGAGTGCTAGAAATTGTGAGTATTGGTAAATTACATGAGTTGATTAGTCATTTAATTGGTTTGTTGTTAGGACAGTATTTTTTAGATCAGGAAATTGAATTTTTTCCTAGTGGTAGTTATTCACAAATTATTCCGGGAATAGTTGAATATCAAGCTGATTTATCTTATTGTTTAGGAACTGATAAATCTAGACCAGATTTATGTATTGAAGTTGTTGTTACCAGTGGTAGTCCGATTAAATTAGAAAAATATAAATTAATGGCAGTTCCCGAAGTTTGGTTTTGGGAAGATGGTACACTTGCTGTTTACTGCTTACGGTCAGCAGAATATGAGAAAATTGTTAAAAGTGAGTTATTACCAGATTTAGATTTAAATTTATTTAATCGTTGTTTGTTAATGTCTTCTCCCTTAGAAGCTGTTAAAGAATTTCGTCGCCATTTGG
The window above is part of the Dolichospermum sp. DET69 genome. Proteins encoded here:
- a CDS encoding Uma2 family endonuclease; this translates as MTQVMESSLALPSVEQRFFCAGVTWERFQVIQKSFENVPGVRLFYCQGVLEIVSIGKLHELISHLIGLLLGQYFLDQEIEFFPSGSYSQIIPGIVEYQADLSYCLGTDKSRPDLCIEVVVTSGSPIKLEKYKLMAVPEVWFWEDGTLAVYCLRSAEYEKIVKSELLPDLDLNLFNRCLLMSSPLEAVKEFRRHLGTEAIKN